In the genome of Macrobrachium rosenbergii isolate ZJJX-2024 chromosome 53, ASM4041242v1, whole genome shotgun sequence, the window GCCCACACCCTTAGCTGAGTTGGCCATCATCCTGTCAAGCTTTCCACGGCTCATCCAGATGGACAGGTCACCCACATTAACCGATGTTATTGCTCCGTGGTGAGCTCCCCTCCATGCCAACACGACTGCTCACCCACTGCCACAAACACCGCATCACTCTCAACAGGCCCAGTGGCAGAGAATATTTCCAACCTGACGAACATGCCTTCCAGGATGTGCTTGTGTCTGAGGAGGACGATAGCAAAGGAGCTCCTGATTGCATCAGGCCGATGGCAGGTCCTCCCATGAAAATTCACCTCATAGGCAGGATGCAGTCCCACTCGAGGCTACCAAACGTCGGGCTCGACAAACCGTCTTCTGGCCTGGGATAGACCACACCCCACGGCAAATCCCAGCCAGCAGCGGGGTCCCTTCCATGAACCTGTCAAGAATGAACTAGACTCCTTTCTTGTGGTCGCTGACAGCCTCTCCGGCTGGCCTGTGGTTGTCCCTTGCAAGGGTGACACCACCGCCTCCTCGACCATACGGCACTTCTGCCGTTACTTCAGAGAGGTGGGTGTTCACCGATGGAGGACCCCAGTTTACCAGCAAAGAGTTCACTGACTTCAGAGTGTGTTGGGGTGTACACCACATAACCTTGTCGCCACACCACCCTCAGTCTAATGGACACGCTGAGGCTGCTGTCAAGGCTGTCAAGCACTTGATCCTCAAAACGGCCCCTACAGGAAACATCGACTGTGAAGCCTTTGATCGTGACCGCCTTGAGTTACGCAACACGCCCAGCCACTGTGGTCGCTCTCCTACCCAGGTACTATAAGGTCACCCTCTCCGTACGTGTGTGCCCGTCCCTCTTCAGTCGTTCACAGAAGATTGGCAAGAAAAGGCCCGTGACTTTGACCACCGAGCTGCTGCCAGAGCAGCTCAAGTGCAGCGCAACTACGACGCCCACGCCCGCCCCCTGCCCAGGCTGAATGTGGGCCAACATGTCCGCATCCAGGACCCAAAATCCCACTGATGGGACAAGATTGGGATCATGCGATTACACGAGTACGAGGTTGGCCTCCCAAGTGGTCGAGTGCCACGTCAGAACCGTCGCTTCCTATATCCAGTGCCTGATCCCGGTCAAGTTCCCAACTCTAATCCTTGTGGTCCTTAGCCCCAAACATAGAAAAGTCATCACTTCCCTCCAAAACCCCCTGCAGGTCTCCAAGATTAAACAGGCCTACATAGTGTACAGAGTCCACATGTGCCACTTATGCAATTTGCAATTTGATAAATTCACAGTACAGTATGTTATTGGGGGGTTGTCATGAACACGTGCACACCCCGGCGCACCACGATAAGGAATAAATCAttatggaataaagcaacttatgactcgggatattatttctccatccctgcaaccttcagtcttctcctaccagacatcatcacatatcaccagaAACACCACTTGGAAACGAATGATTATCAAGTGATACAACACTATTTCAGTGAGTCTTTGAGGCATACAGCGTCGCTTAACATCCACGTCACAGGTCACTTGACAGCAAGATTATGTCCATCAGAGACGCACGACAGAATGAACAAAGTAGTTCCAATGAACTGTTGGTTTACAGACCCTTACGTGTGGACAATTGGTCATCTAGAAGACGGGAATCAAAGTGTCTGTGGAAATCATGACCTCAATATGGGCTcagtatgattgatgggtttactatgaacaataaattaaaagctccagttttatgtgaatttttataataatctttcACCGTCTCACATTTCAGACTTTCCATCCTGAACGAGAAGTCGTTGATTTACGTTGCCAAGGTTTCGAAACGAATGGACGTCTAGCAATGAATTCAATTGCAAGCTCCTGTGAGATGTTGAATAAGTTCccaaaatagtaaagaaaaaattctggaTATCAGATTTGtgtattggtgaaaagagaaaagaaaaaatgaaataagacaaaaaaatgaGAGTGATAGAAGCAATGAATGACAGTAGAAGAAAGTGAAATAGTTGGTAATCTTGTAAATGAAAACGATGTTGGACGAAAGGCTAAAATGAGCATCTTGGAATGTCAGTTGAAAAGCGAGACCGAGGATCCAGTATCCCCGTCTCTCATCAAGAATGAAAATGTGGGTCTAGTGGGCAGTGGCAGTGATGCCGCAGCCAGGTATACCTCCGTATCTTTAGATTCAGTGACGGAAATCAAGACGGAACTGAAGACGGAAGTGGAGGTGTGTTATGAGTCTGATGGCGACATGGAGTATCACTGTGAGGATTTTAGGTCAGCGTTCGGAGATGAAGGCGATTCGCTGCCTGTCGGAAAAAAAGTCAGTGAGGGGAAGCCCTTGCGTGCAGGGAATGTGGGAAAGCCTTTTCCTCGAAGACTCCCCTGGAACGACATTTCCGGAGCCATACCGGGAAGAGGCCGGATGCCTCTGGTGAGTGTGGAAAGGCATTCGCCCAGAAGTCCAGCCTCAAAGAACACACGAAGGCCCGCAATGGAGAGAGGCCATACAATTGTGACAGTTGCGGGAAGTCATTCTCCAAGAGGTCACATATCAAGATCCACATGAGGAATCACACCGGGGAGAGGCCTTtcgtgtgcaaggactgtgggaagtcgttctccaaTAAGTCACATTTCAAGAGGCACACGAGGAaccacacgggggagaggcccttcgtgtgcagtgactgtgggaagtcgttctcccagaaatcgAATCTCACGGCCCACACGAGGAaccacacgggggagaggcccttcgcgtgcaatgactgtgggaagtcgttctcccggAAATGGTATCTCAAGTACCACGTGGcgatccacacgggggagaggcccttcgtgtgcaaggactgtgggaagtcgttctcccagaacTCGGATCTCAAGTgccacatggcaatccacacgggggagaggcccttcgtgtgcaaggactgtgggaggTTGTTCTCCAAGAAATCAAATCTCAAGAGCCATATGAGGAACCACACGGGCTCAGTATGATTGATGGGTTGATTATGGACAATAAATTGAAAGCTTCAGTTTTATGCAAAGTTTTCTAATAATCTTTTACCTTTTCGTATTTCAGACTCTCTACTGCTCATTGGTACACCAGTGGCCAAAAtcgtaaatattatttattccaaAACTAGCAAAATTTCAGTGGCTTTTAAGGTTTTACTTTATGATTTCAGTGATATTTCCCAAATCAAAAAGGATTAAATACAATAATCATGTGCTGATACTATCcacatttttttcacaaaaaggaaaaaatattgtcaacatGAGGTTTTCAAATCAAACTCAAATTTTTCcagaaatggtaataaaaaactGTTTGATaccagtttttctttaaaaattatgataCTGTACATTATGTTAAGGACTttgtagaaataaatatttctcacAAAATCATAGCATAAATGAATTTTCTGaatgatcaataaaaaaaaaatatttctctattcTTCTAAGACAACTAAGAACTGTTAAAATTCATTctgcaaatgaaatatttctgcGTGAATGATAAAGTTTACAGACTAAAGAAATTTGAAAACATTATTCAGTGCTATGGGGTTTATCATCACATTAATCACAGAGCCTTCATTCACTGCAATTttcaacatatatgtatatattgttcatGTTTGTGCTGCCATGTGCTGCCTAACAGAGCATTCATTCGTTAAAGTGAAAAActcaaaattaccaataaatgaaaaggattttCAACTTAAGGTGTCCActaaattaaacacacacacacacacacacacacacacaaaacacacacacacacacacacacacacacacacacacacacatagtggcCAGAACGTTGCATGTTCTTAACGGGTATGGcacctggatatgcaggaaggtGACACTGTTGGCTTACAGTTGACACCACACAACAGGGACACAAAATCACGGATCTGGAAGAGCAGGAAAGTTGAACGCATACGAATGGAGTGGAGTTCACTCAGACAAAATAACAAGACACAGTCTTACGTAATAATTACCATTACATATAAACACACGtacttgaatgaaattaaaatgagtcA includes:
- the LOC136834157 gene encoding zinc finger protein OZF-like; its protein translation is MTVEESEIVGNLVNENDVGRKAKMSILECQLKSETEDPVSPSLIKNENVGLVGSGSDAAARYTSVSLDSVTEIKTELKTEVEGEALACRECGKAFSSKTPLERHFRSHTGKRPDASGECGKAFAQKSSLKEHTKARNGERPYNCDSCGKSFSKRSHIKIHMRNHTGERPFVCKDCGKSFSNKSHFKRHTRNHTGERPFVCSDCGKSFSQKSNLTAHTRNHTGERPFACNDCGKSFSRKWYLKYHVAIHTGERPFVCKDCGKSFSQNSDLKCHMAIHTGERPFVCKDCGRLFSKKSNLKSHMRNHTGSV